In Ascaphus truei isolate aAscTru1 chromosome 5, aAscTru1.hap1, whole genome shotgun sequence, one genomic interval encodes:
- the LOC142496127 gene encoding aldo-keto reductase family 1 member C3-like, which translates to MELKEDSCIVMNDGHKIPVLGFGTFATPNTPKSKAEEATKMAIEVGYRHIDCAFIYLNEPEVGRAINAKISDGTVKREDLFYTGKLWNTFQVPDQVRPALEKSLKDLQLEYMDLFLIQSPMELKPGDDLYPVDEKGCSIYHNTDICDTWEALEACKDAGLVKSIGVSNFNRRQLEQILNKPGLKHKPVCNQVECHIYLNQSKLLAFCKSQDIVLVGYCVLGSCRDQNWVDQHNPILLEDPVLLKIAKKNSRMHAQVAMRYLLQRGIVVLVKSFDPYRIKRNLKVFDFELSAEDMKSLDDLNRNMRYMKTKHWKDHPKYPYNDEY; encoded by the exons ATGGAACTCAAGGAAGATTCCTGCATTGTGATGAATGATGGGCATAAAATCCCAGTCCTTGGTTTTGGAACATTCGCCACACCAAAT ACTCCCAAGAGTAAGGCAGAGGAGGCCACCAAGATGGCCATTGAAGTTGGATATCGCCACATTGATTGTGCCTTCATATACCTCAACGAGCCAGAGGTTGGCCGGGCCATAAATGCGAAGATTTCAGATGGGACAGTGAAGAGAGAAGACCTGTTCTACACTGGGAAG CTTTGGAATACTTTCCAAGTACCCGACCAGGTTCGTCCAGCCCTGGAAAAATCCCTGAAGGATCTTCAGCTGGAATACATGGATCTGTTCCTCATCCAGTCACCCATGGAGCTTAAG CCTGGAGATGACCTCTATCCTGTGGATGAAAAAGGCTGCAGTATTTATCACAACACAGATATTTGTGATACCTGGGAG GCGTTGGAGGCGTGTAAAGACGCAGGGCTGGTGAAGTCCATTGGTGTCTCCAACTTTAACCGCAGACAGTTGGAACAGATCCTCAACAAACCGGGACTGAAGCACAAGCCCGTCTGTAACCAG GTAGAATGTCACATCTACCTGAATCAGAGCAAACTGCTGGCTTTCTGCAAGTCCCAGGACATTGTGCTGGTGGGATACTGTGTGCTGGGGTCCTGCAGGGATCAGAACTG GGTAGACCAACATAATCCCATCCTCCTCGAGGATCCCGTGTTGCTCAAGATTGCTAAAAAGAACAGCCGGATGCACGCTCAGGTGGCAATGCGCTACCTGCTTCAGCGTGGCATTGTTGTTCTTGTAAAGAGCTTTGACCCATACCGGATCAAACGAAACTTGAAG GTCTTTGACTTCGAGCTAAGTGCTGAAGACATGAAATCTCTTGATGATCTCAACAGAAACATGCGCTATATGAAAACCAAGCA CTGGAAGGACCACCCCAAGTACCCATATAATGATGAATATTAA